TCTGTTTCGCAACCCCAGGGTCTTGCTGGTCATTAAGTTATGTCCCCAGCAGACTCTTCTCCCCAAGGCCCAAAGTAGAAGGAACCTCACTTCATCTTGTGAGCTTCGTCACAGCTTGCCTGGACATGCTGCAGCGCCTGGAGGATTGGTGTCTGGCTAAAAACTatggaattaattaattaattagttaatatgTCAGGAAGATTATACATAGCACAGAAAGTTATTTCTTCTGTGGGTTTGAGCAGTGGTCCTGGTATGTCATCCCTTCCCCAAATAGCTGTAGGAGATCTGAACCAGGGCAGCACCTCCCCCAAACTGGCCCAagaggaaggggcaggaagaAAGGCAGCATACAGTTCTGCTTGGTGTTGGCTAGGTTGAGCCTTAGGTTGTCCAAGTGTTCCAGGATCTGTTCCAGGGTCAGCTGGGCCAGCTTGCTGCTAGAGCTTCTTAGGCTACATGAGAAGGCAGAGAGTCAGATACTGTCCACTCCTCCAGTGTCGCTCCTTAGGTCAGAGGCAGTCCTAAGTGGCACAGTGCTGGTGAGGACTCAAGAGGGTATTCAGCTGTGGGACTCAGACTATCAGACGTCACCCACAAAGCAATCCTGTATACGACTGGCAAGCCAGCATCCCTGGGCAGCAGCCATGcagcccacctctgcctcttgcGGGGTAAGCTGTTGTTCTTGATGAGCAGCGCCTTGATGTGCTCTGCCAGCAGCTCGTCGTGCTTCATGCACCAGTGCCTCAGGATGCTGGTGGTGAACTGGTCATCAGGATGGCAGGGCCTGCTCAGCACCATCTTCACCATCTCCTCACTCGGCCTAGGAATCAGAGCATGCTGGAGCCGTGCACACATGGATGGCTTACCTTGGGAATGGCTTCAGTGTCACTTACTGATTTCCCAAACCCCCGCCTCTTGGCCCTGGTGGCTTCCTGCTCTCacatccctttccccttctctttgggCCAAGGAATGCCTGGTTCCATTCTCTGTAGGAACCAGAGAAGTGAGATTCCTCCACTTCTGTGGTAGTAGGTGCAATGCTCCAGTCCCCACATGTCCCCTCCCCAAGCTCTCACTTTCTCTAGGGTCTTAGTAGCTGGCTCTTCTGTCAGGGTGATGAAGGCAGCTATGGTCCCTGGCCCTGACCCTTCCCATTTGATgttctgtccccacctccccctctAAGGGTAGAGAAGGCAGACAGCTATGGACATGGAAGAAAGCATGGCCAAGGGAGCAAGGCCCAAGTGCCTCAACATCTGGTGGGTGGTTGGGACCCAGAGCCACCAAGAACTCACTTCTCTCTCCggagctgaagcaggagacaGGACAGGGCCTCTGGGTGTTCTGTGGGGGAGGAAAGATGTGTACAGGGGAATATATCATTTCAGGAGGGGAAGGTACCTCTTCTACCTCTCCAGCCACCAGCCACTAGAAAAGAACAGTCTTGACCAAGAACCAGGAAGAAACTACTGCCTCACTCAGTCTTCAGCTGCTAGGTCTGGTTCTCTGTTCAGAGAAGGCCTGTAGGGCTGTCACCAGAGCACAGCATGCCTTGGTTGTGAGGAGGGGACTCTGGGTTATCTCAGAAGCCTGAAGGCctcatcttctctcctcccataGCCCATGGTCCTACTCACCCTTGTATTTGAGGTGTTGGAGAATAGGAATAATGGTCTCCAAGGGGATGTTGTGGGCCAGGAAGAGCTGCCAGGCACAGTACTGCTCAAACGTTTCCCAGTCTAGGCTCTGAactgaaagagacagaagaaaccttgctgcctgcctgcccgcctgcccgcTTCCTACCCCCACAGCCGCTTTCCTGTCACTGCTAAACACAGCTGAtgtccctttcctctcccaggtTCCTGGAAGACCTAGTAACTTACTGAGTATGTTGAGGACTGAGTCCTTCCGAAACATGACCAGGTTCCCCATCATCACATGGCAGACCAGCTCCTGGAGCTAGGCAGAAGGAAACATCAGACCCATTACCTCTAAGAGAGGCCAAAGGGCAAAAGGGTAAGGCACGACATAAGATTCTGAAGGGTGAAGGGTCAGGTACAACAGCAATAGGCTTGGAGGGGCACAGGCctgttaaggaaaagaaaaaattacccACACCCTAATGTCAATGTTGAGTCCTTCTCTGATTGGGAGCTGAGTGGCCTTGAGTAGAAATGAGACCCACCTCATTCAGATATGGACTTATGCAAAGCTATAATCTGTAGGGGTCCTGTGTATGGGAAAGGTTAAGCAGAAATGGcccaaacatttttattatgaacTGAAGAGAAGACCAGGGTAAGAGCAACACACATGactaagcatgcatgcatgcacacacacacacacacacacacacacacacacctgaaaacccATGACTaaggatgtacacacacacacacacacccctacctgaAAACCCATGactaagcatacacacacacacacacacacacacctgcccaccCTCAACTTTCCCTGCACAAACAGGAACTTccagagaacatggagaaatatCAGAGAGGACAGGCTTGACACCAGCCTCTCGAGCTCTGCTTGCCCTTCCTAGCCCTAATGGCCTAAATGGCACCCACATGTAATGGGAGGCAGAGTGCCTGAGGATGTGGGCTTTCATGTACAGGCCTAGAGAGAGAAAACATACCCCCATTTCCCAAGTCCTGCCCTCCAGGCCTTGTTGGAAATGTCAAGGCTCAATGTTTACCTGTGCAGAGTCAATAACAGCCACAATCATGTTCAGCAGCTCCCCACTCCTCAAAGTTTCATCTGgaaactggagagaaagagaaggggcagGATCATGGGCTGGACCCATGGCTTTCACCGAGTCTGCCCCACTCTTTATCACAAACTAGGGTTCTGGTCCTGCACTGAACCAAACAGCTACAAATCTGGGAATCTATGTCTTGTAAACCCCAGGTTTCAGTATCTGTGTATGTCCATCATGAGCAGACTGTCTTTGAAAAGAGGAATGGCGCGCGCGTGTCTGTAGGAGTGTTGGGGGGAGTGTGCCCAGAGATAAAGCCAGAGCTGACAGAGATTGGACATAATGACCAGTTCTGTGGGAAGTGTAACTAAACAAATCTTTGTATTATGCCTGGCAAAGGAGAGATCCAATGTGAGCAGACTCTCAGCCACAGAAAAGGTtcaagagagagtgtgtgtgtggagagagagagaaagagagagggggcggggggagggggaaggcaggtCCTCATGCAGAGAAAGATCAGGGATGGGATACTACTCTACCCTACtctacccctcctccctccaggccTGGCTGTGATCACAgttcctcctgccctgcccacACCCTGAGCCCTCATTTCCCTCTTCCTGGAATGTTTGCCAAGAGGAAGAGCTGATACCTCCTCCTGTATCCCAGCTCTGAGAGAAGATTTGAAGTCATCAGGGAAGTGAAAGTGAGCCTCCACTACAAAGGATGGGCCTTCTAGCCATCAAGAAAGGCTTGGGAGTCTTTCTGCTTTAAACCTGAGAGTCTAAGTCAATAGGTACTGACTCACATTACACATTACAGATGCACCAGAGTAAGACTGTAGGGAGCTTGAGAAAAGCTCCAGCTTATaacagagatggaggaagacagcCGTGCTTTGGGAAGCAATGACCACTAAAGCAGGTGGGCACATGGGCAACAACTCAAGAGTATACAGTACAAGTCAGGCgaggtggctcacatctgtaccCCTAGCACTCGGAAGGCTGGGGAGGAGGACCACCCACTAGTCTATCGTCAGTCTGGGCTTCACAGTGAACACTTAGGCCAGTCAgtgctacagaatgagactgtctcaaacatcTCCCAGCCCACATGGACCCCCGTGGAGGCACTGACCTCTGTGTAGATGGAAGGCGTGAGGTGGCATAGTAGTCGCACATCATCCTCTTGGCAAGCCTTCATGTCCATCATTAGACAGGTGTGCAGATCACCCAGCTGGGTAGCCTGGGCAAACGACTCATACAGGTTCATCTTCCCTGCGGCGGCTTTGCTGCAAAACCAGTTGAGCCTAAGCCAACAGTGCAACCCAGCACCAGGGCCTCAAATATCCCCAGGGAGGTAGGTGCCCATTCTACCTTGCAAGCTCAGCGCTCATGGACCCCACATCCCTCCTTATCTTCTCCAAGAGCCCAGCAATTTGGGGGCCAGGAGACACTTTTCCTCCCCCaatgctgtcttttgttttgtgttcctcTTTGCTTAGACTCAGCCTTGCTACaaagccctggctgaccttgaacttgcttcattatgtaccccaggctgaccttgagtttATGGAGATCCACTTGCCACTCCCTCCCAAAGAAGCTAGAATTAAACATGtccaccactatgcccagcttccCCCATGCTCTAACCATCAGCAGTGAGAGGAATGCCTCCTGAGAGCAGAGGGAAGGACTCCTGTCATGCCAGAGAAGCAGCAACTGACACTATATACAAAGCCTAGAAGAACTGAGGCTTAAATGTTAAGAACTAAAACCATGTCTCTCTCAGACAAGAACACTCATGAAGCTGGGCCTAGTGGCACACACTtgctccagcactcaggaggaggaggcaagaggatctttgAAGGCTCTGAGAAACCatcttaaaatgaaacaaaacctcCAAGTAGGCCAattagtacttgggaggcagaggcaggagatcaagagttcaagatcatctttagctacaaagcaagtttgagaccaatTTCAGCTATGTCAGACcatcttaaaaaacaataaactaagcatggtggtgtacacctttgattccagcactcaggaggcaaaggcaggtagatctctgagttctgtggAGTTGAGTTCTAGGTCACGGCTAACCCTGAGTCTTtctctatacagagaaaccttgtcttaaaaaaaaacaaataaagcctGGTGATGGTGgcgccacgcctttaatcccagcacttgggagttcgaggccagcctggtctacaaagtgagtttcaggacagccagggggctatacggagaaactctgtcttgggaaaataaaataaaataagcaacaacaaaaccaaacctaaagGACTTAGTTAGGTAAAGAACAGTGTCAGTACTTGTCTAACATGGGCTTACTTCTCATAccacaagaaaatgaaaacaaaagtccAGATCATAACATGTTAGAGAGAACATCAGGAAATGAAAactcgccaggcagtggtggcacacggctttaattccagcacttgggaggcagaggcaggcgaatttctgagtttgaggacagccagggctaaaaagagaaaccctgtctcaaagaaaaaaaaaaaaaaaaaagaagaggaagaagaaatgaaaactctTACATTAATGAGGATGTGAAGAAGTTGTAGTTGTAGCtactttggaaaacagtttggtTACTTCTCACCCATGCAAAAATAAAGTAACTCCATGGCCCAGTAGCCAGTGCAGTTCTtgtcctgggtatatatccaggacACTGAAGAATATATGCACACAGTAACTGTAAACTGGTAAATCACAGAAGCTGCATTCACAAATGTACAAAACAGACATAAAAATGTTGTGTATCGAGGCAGaatcaggcagatttctgcgttcgaggccagcctggtctacagagtgagttccaacacagccagggctatatagagaaaccctgtctcaataataataataataatataaaatgttgtgCATCAATACATTAAAAGACATCCAGCAAGGGATAAACAACTGGCAGATGCAAAGATTTGAGAACACTATGCTGAGCCACAAGAAGCAATGTCCCACGAGTCTGTTTATATGAAGCATTCAGAAGAGTCTTATCTACAAACTGATGGGGACCACAGTTCAGTGAGTGCAAGGTCCTAGGCAAAAGGGCCTGCCTGACAGTATAGGTTTCTCTCTGGGATGATGAAGGGTTTTAATTAGGCAGCAGAGATAGTTAGCATTCAAGGGCATGTTAAAACCAAATGAACTGAGCCAGGCATgttggtgtacacctttaatccccaaacTGAGCTGTATcctttgtttgtgtatgtgtgcatgttcttgTATGTTCAGGCCAGAGGGTGGCCTTGAAGATCTCTCTCAAGAGCCATCCCCATTGGTaatggggatcaaactcaggtcctaattGCATGCTTGTACTGTAATAATTAAGCTATAAACCAACTCTGGcttgtttttttgtatgtttttgttttgttttgttttccaagacagggtctctctgtgtcaACTTAGAGCTGCCCTGGCTGGCTTCCGTTTCAGAGattgtctgcctctgccactaTCACCCAGCATGACTTTTTTTTGACATAGGAACTAACACacaccaagctggtctcaaataTACCAGGTAGGACTGgcgagatggcccagtgggtaaagacacATGGTATGCAAGTATTCTCCATTTGATCATCAGAACCCATctataaaggtggaaggagagactccgCACAAACTGGAGGGAAAATGTCCTATGGGGGGAGCTAAAGCTGGtgttgagttcctgatctttctacTTCTACCTCCAAGTCCTGTAACTACAACTCCTGGAAGAACTGTATACTTTAAAGGGTGAGTTGTCCAGGCCTTTGGAACTGGCCTGTCATCCCAGATACttgagaagctgaagcaagaggatcacaagtttaagaTCTGTTTGTGCTACTGAGCAGGCTTAGAGGCAGCCTGGCAACTAGTCcgtgtctgcaatcccagcacttaggaggctgaagcaggagggtcaggagctTAAAgaccagcctaggttacatgaaacaaacaaacaaacaaacaccaccaacagCAGCAAAGAGGCTGAATATGTATTTGATCATCAGAACCTAAGgagaaacaccacacaaactggAGGGAAAATGTCCTATGGGACCTAAAGCTGGCTCCATCCTCTGCTGCCAAACTGAACAAAGACAACCAGTAAAGCACCCAGTGTCTGTCCTGTTTTGATATGAACTATCCCTCCAAGGCTCATGTGTCTCCAATCACTGCTGCAACTGAATCTTTTTCAGTCTTGAGAAGGGtctcttctgcttccacctccaaaATGCTGAGACTGCAGATTAGAACCTGAGAACACTGATGGATTCATGATTTGATGGCAATAATGGAAGGTAGTGGACATTTCCCGGAGcctgtggcctagttggaggcaCTGGGCATGTATTCAGAAGGTATATTTCTGGCCCATCTCTGTCACATTCTCTTCTTACTGTTTTGAACTGAGCAACTTCCTCTGCCACATGCCCACTGCTATGGTGCTCTGACTTACTGCAGGCCTAAAATAACCGACCCAGTGGACCCCGGACCAAGATGTCTGAAACCAGGAGTCAGCATAAATCTTCCTCTTTAAATTTCCCTCAGTGTGTCACAGTGATAAAAACAACTTACTAACACAAGATATATGGGCCCTGGGTTTAACCCTCAGCACCAAAAACGTACAAACCAAAGACAGTGCTGCTGCAGATAaccaagagggaaggagggggttgatgtgcatgtgtgtgagaggcTGGCTCTCAGGAGTGCCCCAACGCCATGCAGAAGATAGAGATTCACCCACCTTGCCCTCAAGTAGTAGAGCAGGTGGTAGCCGATCTTGGGTTGCTTTTGATACAGCTCAGAGAGAAGGTCCAGAAGCAGCGAGAAGCTGCTGTTGTCCTCCTGCATCTGGCACAGGTTCCTAGAGGGGACAAAAGGGTGTCACCTAGCATAGGCTCTCCTACAGTGCAAACGGGACAGAAGCGTTGTCTACCCACTGAATACCTTTTCTTCCCTAGAGAAGCCCCAGAACCCAGGACCAGGATATCTGTGCACTGTTAGGGAAGATGGAAGGCAGACAGCTCTTCAGCTAAGTGCTTACCTAAATATTAGGTACAGTGGTTTCCCTACTGACTCCTCCAGGGACCTAGAAGAGGAAGACTGCGTGTGAGAATCTACATGAAGGGAGAACACCTACAGGCAGGAAACATGGAAGATCTGACATCTAGCCTACTCCTTTCCTACCAAAGGCAAACTTCCTGCTGCTTAGTGCTTTGTAACAGAAAAACAGGTTCCCTACATGGACACAAAATCTGAGGATGAGACTTCTGACTGGCAGAGTCTAGGCTAGGGACCAGTCCCCCCAGAAGCAGCAAAGCTTGGGGACACTGGCCTGGCAGCACTCATGGACAAACAGGGAAGGCATGCTGGTCTACTGCCCAGCACTCTCAGGGTCCATTAGTATTTGTAAGTGTGGAGACACCAAGTAAAGAGGATTTTTCTCAAGTCTACAGTAAGGTGTGCTTGGGATTGGGGCTGATAGAGCACACTCTGGCTTCTGAGGCCCTGGGTATCAGAGATGAGCCTTACTCTTCAGTGACCTCTTCAGGCAACACCTCCCCTCGAAAGTGGGCCTTGAAGAGCTCCTGTAGGCAGGAAGCCAGGACAGACAGTTGCTCCGAGTCAAAGTCTTCCTGGGTGacaagagggaggagagacatcGTAATTCAAACCCCACCTGCCCAGAACCTCTGCTGGGCCCACCTGTGTCTACCCCCCAGAGCAGCTCACTCATGTTCCCTGCCTCAGAAGGGGTTCATCTGGGGTAGGGAAGGTGGGAGCTTAATTTCCAGTGAGGCATGACTGAGGAGTTGTAAGCTGGGAAGGCTTGTACTGTTTTGTCTCTAAATCCCCCTTACCTCCAGGACCTGATCCACAATTTCCTGCATAACCTCACACTGGGCCTCTGTATCACTACAGCATAAAAGTGAGAGAAAATTAGTAACAGCAGGGTAAGACACATCCCAaggtgtatacatgcacatgcacaaaggAGCTGTGAGCTCCCAGCTCAGAGGGGAGACTTCTGGACAGTATATGCTGCTCTGTGGGCAGAGGCCCAAAAAAGAGGAAAATCCCTACTTGCTGCTCCAGACTCCAGTCTCAAGGGAGTGGGGCCCCAAGGTGTTAAGAGGACAGGGCTACCCTATTCCCAGCCTATGCTCCCTGACATGAGCCAGACATTTCCCAGGAAGCATCAATTTCCCCTCCACACCTCACCATCCACCCACACCATCTAGGGAGTAGGAAGTGCCTGGACTCAGCCTCCTAGGGTGGGAGTATGGTTTGTACCCACCTTCCCTTCTGTAGCTGTAGCACTTTGTCCCTCAGGGACTCGTCCAACTGATCAAGGTAAGGGGTGACATCAACCGGCTCCTCCACGACAGTCTCCTTGATGGGGTGGAAGCGaaactctctcttcttccctgagGATGGTTCATCAGACTTTAGTACCAGAGACAGTCCCCATGACTACCTGCTCCCTCCTCATAGCTCTTGCAGTAAACCTGCCCTCTCAAGGTGCCGCAGCCCTGACTATGTGCATGTCCCAGCTCATACCTACAAACGGGCAGGACCACTTTACCCTCCTGCCTTTACTGTCAAATGTTAAGCTCTGCACCACTGAGTCTCGTCCAGTAATAAACAAAAGTCACGCTCATGGGCAAAAGAGGTCGGATAGAAAGACTGCAGTCAGGCAGGCCACCTGTGAGACAGGCCTCTTGGGCTGCCACAACTCACACACTCCCAGTGCTATCCTTACCTTTGCTATTAAGATCCTCCTCATCATCACTGAAGGCTGCCTCTGCATTGTCATAGCAACTCTCGTCCTTATCTGAGAGGTGGTTGTCCATTTCCATGGAAACAGGCTCTTCAATTTTGACTTgtgagtaaagaaaaaaagactctTGATAGCCTCCTGGGTTCCCCAGTATACTCGATGCTTCTGGGAAGGAGACTAGTGGACAGGTAGGAGAATACAGAGTTGATACCCTAAATGGTACCCGGCTGGAAGGAAGGACAAACTTGCTTTCTCGATTTCCCTGTGACCCACCCAGAGGAAGAGACAGCGTAAGACAAGACTTTTTCATGTCAGCTTAGGATAAGTGATGATCGAGGCAGTCTTTTTCTGTTCTGAAACAGGGGTTTATGCATCTCAGGCTACCTACCGTTGGTCCTCTgattgatcttcctgcttccacctaagtgctaagattacaggcatgcatcaccatgctcagctctgGGGACATTTATTAGTGCTCTTTACTTTAAAACCAAGTTGGAAAGTAGTGCTTGGCTTAAGCccttattctaaaacaaaaaattatggcAGTCAAGTCTGGCAGTTGGCAGTCTGAAATCAGGAGCAAAGTGAACATGAGGAGCTCTGGTGAAGGGCCTGGACTAAAGGACTGGGATGAGAGGTGATGGGCAAATGTCAGGGAGGCAAGCATCCCATGAAAGCCTTGCATCACTGAAGGATCACCAAGGGAAAAGTCAGAGAGCAACAGCATCGAGTGAGAACTCAATTACGGCTTTGTGAGGACGTCCATACCTTCCACAGGAGGGGAGGGTGAGCTGCAGAACTCAGGAAACTTCTCCCGAAGCATGGACCGAAGCTCTTTATCCAATTTAGGGTTGTCAAACAGGGGAGCCAAGTGTCTAATAGAGAGCACAGACAAAAGTCAACATCAGGCATGATGCTCACTGCTCACTCAGCACAACTGTGCCACCTTCAGACCCCTCAGAGTCAACAGGGGGCAGGAAGGCCTTTGAAGCCTATGGTAATATGATGGATGGCAAGTTAGAAATTCCTGTGTCCAGAGGACATGAGTCTTTCTGCCCATCAGTAGAAGGTGAAGCCAGCACTTTTTACAGCTGTCAAGGGAAGGAGTCAGCATTGGTGTGACTCTCTGAATGACATTTCATCTAAAGTGGGACCTAATGAAAAATGGGAGAATCCCCTACCCCTAACACACAAATTCCTTACGCCAAGACTCGTTTCTCCACAATGTGGTTGAGGGAAGAAAAGACGCCCTGCCGAACGTGGCCTTCCAATGGTGGGTAGAAGTTAGGGATGAtctggaagggaagaggggagggagtaACTACAATGTTTTGCTGGACTAGAACTAAAAGCTGTTTTGGTTTTAGTCAAGGGGCTAAAAGTGAGACAGTACAGCTACAGAAAGGGCTGCGATGGTCCTGATTACTCCAGTCTATGAAGACAGCAGAATCCTTGGACTGGACCCAGTTGTTCCTCAAATACATTAGATTCTATCTTGAGTCATCGTCTTACAGTTAAGAAACCTTCTGGTAACAAGGGTCAGTTCCACTGGAGACAGTGTCTTCTAACTCAGGTACAGGACTAAAGTGGAGCACCTGGGGAAGACCTAGTCACGGGGAGACTAATGGGGGATTCAACACTGCTCATTCAGGACAGGGCAAACAGAGCCCTAGCACTTACTCGGCACATGAAGTCCAGGAGCGTGGCAGTGATGGCTGGGTGGGGCTTCATGGAGTGATGCATGACCAGGATAGCTGGCTCTAAAGAATGTGAAACAAACATAAATGGTTCCCCGGCATCAGATACCATCTCCATGTCAGTGTATGTGAAGCCCCTAGGAAGTTCTGGGTCTAAGTTCCCCAACTCCAACCAAGCAGGGAATCTTCCCGAACTGCACTCAGTCGTCACTCCTCATCTCCCTTCCTGGACCAGTATTCAGCTTGGAGAAAAGAAGACAGGGCAGACTTCCTCTGCTTAGGCCCTCCCACTCAGAGCTCAAGGCTATGGGGGAGAAGCTGGCAGCCATTACTTGACCTCATCAAAGCTACTTTCCTTCTAGGTCAAGGGAGAACTGAATGGGAACAAGGGAATTGCTCCTAGATAAACCACCTCCGCCCCACATTGCCCTGAGACTGATAACTGTTGTCACCAGGACTCACAACGGGGGCTTGGAGGATGGGAGGGTGGTGCTGACTGGTCCCAATCACATACCTATGTTCATAATACTATCCTTTTCTGGGCTGAAGAACAGCCAATCATAAAACAAAGCCAGCTTGGCATTGGAGGCAGCAACGTTGGActggaaaagagaaggggaaagggtagTTTCATTAATCAGCTCCCATCTTCCCAGAGCCCGGGCTGGGGTAGATTCCAGGGACCACCTGGCTGGTCCATCTTtgaaattcagttcccagtaaaaGATGGAAGAACCCCGTCAGGGTAAGGAACACACATGCCTATGATATGGAAACTGGCCTGGGTTTTTCCTGTAGCGAGCAGTACACAAGCCTAATCCCCGCTAGGAGGACAGCATGGGCACACTGATAGACTGTGA
This region of Mus caroli chromosome 3, CAROLI_EIJ_v1.1, whole genome shotgun sequence genomic DNA includes:
- the Ints3 gene encoding integrator complex subunit 3, which translates into the protein MELQKGKGTVAAAASGAAGGGGGGAGAGAPGGGRLLLSTSLDAKDELEERLERCMSIVTSMTAGVSEREANDALNAYVCKGPPQHEEICLGLFTLVLTEPAQAQKCYRDLALVSRDGMNIVLNKINQLLMEKYLKLQDTCRTQLVWLVRELVKSGVLGADGVCMTFMKQIAGGDVTAKNIWLAESVLDILTEQREWVLKSSILIAMAVYTYLRLIVDHHGTAQLQTLRQKEVDFCISLLRERFMECLMIGRDLVRLLQNVARIPEFELLWKDIIHNPQALSPQFTGILQLLQSRTSRKFLACRLTPDMETKLLFMTSRVRFGQQKRYQDWFQRQYLSTPDSQSLRCDLIRYICGVVHPSNEVLSSDILPRWAIIGWLLTTCTSNVAASNAKLALFYDWLFFSPEKDSIMNIEPAILVMHHSMKPHPAITATLLDFMCRIIPNFYPPLEGHVRQGVFSSLNHIVEKRVLAHLAPLFDNPKLDKELRSMLREKFPEFCSSPSPPVEVKIEEPVSMEMDNHLSDKDESCYDNAEAAFSDDEEDLNSKGKKREFRFHPIKETVVEEPVDVTPYLDQLDESLRDKVLQLQKGSDTEAQCEVMQEIVDQVLEEDFDSEQLSVLASCLQELFKAHFRGEVLPEEVTEESLEESVGKPLYLIFRNLCQMQEDNSSFSLLLDLLSELYQKQPKIGYHLLYYLRASKAAAGKMNLYESFAQATQLGDLHTCLMMDMKACQEDDVRLLCHLTPSIYTEFPDETLRSGELLNMIVAVIDSAQLQELVCHVMMGNLVMFRKDSVLNILIQSLDWETFEQYCAWQLFLAHNIPLETIIPILQHLKYKEHPEALSCLLLQLRREKPSEEMVKMVLSRPCHPDDQFTTSILRHWCMKHDELLAEHIKALLIKNNSLPRKRQSLRSSSSKLAQLTLEQILEHLDNLRLNLANTKQNFFSQTPILQALQHVQASCDEAHKMKFSDLFSLAEEYEDSSTKPPKSRRKAALSSPRSRKNATQPPNAEEESGSSSASEEEDTKPKPTKRKRKGSSAVGSDSD